From the genome of Bosea sp. Tri-49, one region includes:
- a CDS encoding MFS transporter, which translates to MSNGSGQSKQSKGAAIGAAVAGTVFEYYDFAVYGFLAIYIAKVFFPTGDALTSLLLTVATFGVGFFMRPVGAIVLGGYADRAGRKAGLTLTISLMALGTGIIALAPSYETIGVAAPLLIVVGRLLQGFSGGGELGSATAFLLEHAGESQRGRIGSLQQVSQAGSLLLGSLVSAAFAAMLTQEQMIAWGWRIPFLIGLLIVPIGLYLRANVKEGETFAKRENPSQQPIRDVVSLHGGKIAAGFGVTIAWTVCTYCLLIYMPTFSMRELGLLPAQSLLANALGLVAVCVFAYLSGTLSDKVGRRPPMILAAAAIAASAYFAFAYLTAAPSLERLILVQLVMGALVGIYTGPAPSLMGEMFPVEVRSSGFSIAYNFAVTIFGGFAPFISTWLIASTGSKLAPAIYVMIATVISIAALTLLRTTPATADAAPARA; encoded by the coding sequence GCGCTGCCGTCGCCGGAACGGTTTTCGAGTATTACGATTTTGCCGTCTATGGCTTCCTCGCGATCTACATCGCCAAGGTCTTCTTCCCGACTGGCGATGCGTTGACCTCGCTCCTGCTCACGGTCGCGACCTTCGGCGTCGGCTTCTTCATGCGTCCGGTCGGTGCGATCGTGCTCGGTGGCTATGCCGACCGGGCCGGCCGCAAGGCCGGGCTGACACTGACGATCAGCCTGATGGCGCTCGGCACCGGCATCATCGCGCTGGCACCTTCCTATGAGACGATCGGTGTCGCTGCGCCGCTCCTGATCGTCGTCGGCCGGCTGCTGCAGGGCTTCTCCGGCGGCGGCGAGCTCGGCAGCGCGACCGCCTTCCTGCTCGAACATGCCGGCGAGAGCCAGCGCGGCCGCATTGGCAGCCTGCAGCAGGTTAGCCAGGCCGGCTCGCTGCTGCTCGGCTCGCTCGTCAGCGCCGCCTTCGCCGCGATGCTGACCCAGGAGCAGATGATCGCCTGGGGCTGGCGCATCCCGTTCCTGATCGGCTTGCTGATCGTCCCGATTGGCCTGTATCTGCGCGCCAACGTCAAGGAAGGCGAGACCTTCGCCAAGCGCGAAAACCCGTCGCAGCAGCCGATCAGGGATGTGGTCTCGCTGCATGGCGGCAAGATCGCCGCCGGCTTCGGTGTGACCATCGCCTGGACGGTCTGCACCTACTGCCTGCTGATCTATATGCCGACCTTCTCGATGCGCGAGCTCGGACTGCTGCCGGCGCAGTCGCTGCTCGCCAATGCGCTCGGCCTCGTCGCCGTCTGTGTCTTCGCCTATCTGTCCGGTACGCTCTCCGACAAGGTTGGCCGTCGCCCGCCGATGATCCTGGCGGCTGCCGCCATCGCGGCCTCCGCCTATTTCGCCTTCGCCTATCTGACGGCTGCGCCTTCGCTGGAGCGCCTCATCCTCGTCCAGCTCGTCATGGGCGCGCTGGTCGGGATCTATACCGGGCCGGCGCCTTCTCTCATGGGCGAGATGTTCCCGGTCGAGGTCCGCTCCTCCGGCTTCTCGATCGCCTACAACTTCGCGGTCACGATCTTCGGCGGCTTCGCCCCGTTCATCTCGACCTGGCTGATCGCCTCGACCGGCTCGAAGCTCGCCCCGGCGATCTACGTGATGATCGCGACCGTGATCAGCATCGCAGCCCTCACCTTGTTGCGAACGACGCCGGCGACGGCGGACGCGGCCCCAGCGCGGGCTTGA